Part of the Gemmatimonadaceae bacterium genome, GGTTGATTCGGGGCGGTGATGAGCCGGTCGCTTGGAAAGCTCCTCGCAAGAAGGCCTCGGCTGCTTCAGGCATCGCGGGTGCGATCCTCGCTCAACGTGCGAGGACAGGTGACGACCCAGTCCGCAACCTGCCACCTCTCGAGTCCGATGAGATGAAGCCGCTCAGGGACCTTCTTGAAGACCCCAGCGTCAAGAAGGCTGCCCAGAATGCGAAATACGACCTTCTTGTTTTGCGAAAAGCAGGTGTCGACATCCGGGGCCTTGATTTCGATACCATGCTTGCCAGCTACGTTCTTGATCCCAGTCGCCGATCGCACAGCCTCGACGTGCTCGCTCTGGAGTTTCTCGATCATACGATGACGTCCTACTCGGAGCTCTGTGGCAAGGGCCGATCTGCGACCCCGTTCGACGAATGTCCTGTTGATGCAGCGCGAGATTACAGTTGTGAAGATGCGGACATGACGTTTCAGCTTCGATCGATCTTCGAGCCGCAACTGGAGAGTACGAAAACCCGGTACCTCTTTGACGATGTAGAAATTCCCCTGGTCAGTGTTCTGGCTGATGTCGAGTGGACAGGAATCACAATCGACCTGGAGTGGTTCAGGTCTCTGAAGCACCGTTTCAAAAAGGAACGCGAGGCTGTTGAGCTCCAGATCTACGATACTGCCGGTGTTCAGTTCAACATCAACTCGAATCTTCAGCTGAGAGAGATTCTTTTCTCGCGCCTTGGTCTGCCGGTACTCAAGAAAACAAGCACAGGGCCGTCAACTGATGTGACGGTTCTGCAGGAGCTGGCCGAGAGCGGACACGTGCTGCCGAATCTCCTGATGGAATATCGTGAGCTTTCGAAGCTCGAGAACACGTACCTGGATGCCCTGCCGGAGCTCGTGAACCCGGATACCGGCAGGCTGCACACGTCGTTCAACCAGACCGTCGCCACGACAGGCAGGCTCTCGTCGAGTGATCCCAATCTTCAGAACATTCCGATAAGACGCGAGCTGGGCCGAGATATCCGCAGGGGCTTCATTCCGCGAAAAGACTGGCTGCTCGTTGCAGCGGATTACTCACAGATCGAGCTGCGGCTTCTGGCACACCTTTCACGTGATCCTGCTTTTGTGGAGGCATTCATCGCCGGTGGTGATATTCACCGTCAAACCGCGGCGATAATCTTTGATGTCGCGCTCGAGAACGTCACTGCCGAAATGCGCGGCCGCGCCAAGACGATAAACTTTGCTACTATCTACGGACAGGGCGCCCATGCACTATCACGGCAGCTCAAGATAGAGCATGCTGAAGCCCGTGTATTCATTGCACGCTATTTCGAGCGGTTCAGTGGAATTCGCAGGTATCTGGACAGCATGGTCGAATTTGCACGGGAGCACGGTTATGTGCAGACGCTGTTTGGTCGACGTCGCTACATCCCCGAGCTCAGGGAGCGGAACTTCAACATCCGGGCATTTGGTGAACGTACTGCAGCCAACTCGCCAATCCAGGGATCAGCTGCGGACCTCATCAAGATTGCGATGATAAAGATCGACCACCTGCTTCGTGAGCATGGCCTGGCGGGAAAGATGCTGCTCCAGGTGCATGACGAGCTCGTGTTTGAATCTCCGCCCGAAGAGCTCGATGCTCTGCAGAGCCTGGTACGCGATCAGATGGAGAACGCCGCAGAGTTATCAGTTCCGCTGGTTGTTGACATAGGCGTCGGAAAGAACTGGCTCGAAACCAAGAGCTGATTTTGATACGTTTGCGTTTCTTCAGCTTTTTGCTGGCGGTGTTCGGAGCAATAGCTTGTCGGGACGAACGTCCTGCGGTAAGCATAGACTCTACGGCACTGCAGAAAGCCGCACGTCCTGCAAACTCAGGCTCCTCCCGCACGACGGGCTGGGACTCTGCAGCTGGATCAGTGATGGTGGTCGCCAAATCGCGAGCGTCACCTGACGTGGCTATCATCCTGCCCGGTCTGACGGACAGCACGCTTGCCGCAACATCGCACTTTGAGCTTGCAGCAGTCGCAAATGCCCCCCTGGAGCTGTTCGGCTCGCGAGGGCTGGCTGGAAACTCGCAGCTTCAAGCTGTCTCGCAGCCGGGTAGTTCCAGCGGATGTGTGAGCTGGCCTACCGGAAGATTGGCAGGAATGCCGGCGACAGACTGGCGAGTGGCATTTGAAGAAGGACGAGTAGTCGGGCTGCCACTTGACTCGCTCGAAGGGATGAATAGCGCGGACTCAGCCCGGTTCGTCGGGAGTGTTCTGCAGGCAGTGAACTCGCTGAGTAACGCTGGGGATCCTGCGTTCAGGGGAATTCCATACTTCGTTCGGAAGGGATATCGATTGACCCTTCCTCCTTCTACGATTCTCGTGGCTGAGGCGATCAGGAGAATAAACGAAGAGGCGAATCCGCGAGAAGAGCATCTGCTTCTACTGGGCGAGCGATCGCGTGACGATGCCGGCTACCGAGTGGGGTTTCATAAGCGTTCCGCTGGATCTGAAGAGTCTCTCGAAACGAGCGAGATCCTCGCAGCCGTTCGCTTCACTTCGTCGAGCCGGCTGGCGATCGTAGTCACGTTCGACTACGAGGACGGTGGGAAGATCGGCCTCCTCGAACGGGTAGCAGCTGGTAACTGGCGGATTGCCTGGAAGAGCGCCTACACGGATTGTTGATGTTGCGCCGGTCTATTTACGTGCCTTCGATCTAATCGATCTCCCATTTCCCGAGGCTTGCGGGAGCTCTCACTCGTCCAGTCACTCCGGCCAGCACGAGTAACGTGAGCAGATATGGGAGAGCCAGGAAGAGCTGGTAGGGTAAGCCCCAGCCCATCGACTGGAACAAGTACTGTAGGGCGCTTGCCGCCCCGAAAATCAACGCTGCGATCGCGACGCCAATGGGGTGCCAGCGTCCGAGAACCACGATTGCAATCGCAATGAATCCGCGACCGGCTGACATTCCCTCGGCAAATGTGCCAACCTGCGCGATCACTAGAACGCCACCGGCGACTCCTCCCATGAATCCGCCGAACAGAATTGCCCCAAGCTGGAAACGTGATGCAGAAACTCCGGCTGCAATTGCGGCCTCTGGGTTTTCGCCAACAGCCCGGAGAGCCAGTCCCGAGTGGGTTCTGTATAGCCACCACCAAGCCAGCGGGATGAGAAAGTACAGGACGTAAGTGATGGGAGGCTGGGCAAACAGCGCTTGTCCGATCAGTGGAATGGATGACAGTATCGGAATCGACATCGGCTGCATTGTCGAGATCTGCAGAGCTGCTCCCGCTGAGCCGTACACCTGTCGATAAAGAGTTCCCGTCAGTCCTAATGCGAGAAGCGTGATTGCTGTGCCCGTTATGATCTGATTCGATCGCAATGTGGTGACGAAAATTGCAAAAACCAGCGCGATTGCCGCGCCTGAAATCCCGGCGATTGTAAAACCGACCCAGGTGCTTCCATAGCCGGCCGCAACGAGACCACCAAGCGCACCGCAGATCAGCGACCCTTCGAGCCCGATGTTGATTACACCGGACCGCTCCACAATCGTCTCGCCCAATGCTGCAAATGCTAGTGGCGTTGCGGTCCGGACGGTGCCTTCGAGGAAGGGCGCAATCGTTTCCATCACGAGGCGCCTTGTGCAGGAGCCAACTCGGGCGCGACAAACCGACGGGACCGGCGTGAGCGGTAACTCTCGGTTCCAAGGACAATGAGAATGACGGCGGCCTCGACCACCCAAACGAGGGTAGAGGGTACACCTGCATCCCGCTGCAGGGCGCTCGCCCCGGCCTCCAGAGCGCCGAAAAGGATGCCAGATGCGATCACCCAGGCTGGGTTCAACCCGGCGAGTAGTGCTACCGCTATCGCTGTATAGCCGTAGCCCGGTGAGATGTTTTCATAAAGCGCAAACGTAACGCCGTGTACCTCGATTGCTCCTGCAAGGCCGGCCAGCGCGCCGCTGATCAGAAAAACATTCCGTGTTGTTCGCTCAACATTGATCATGCCGGCAATTCGCGCTGCACGCGGATTTGCCCCGGTCAGTCTGAGCCTGAAGCCCGCTGCAGTGTTGCGAACGCCCCACCACGCAAGCAGTCCTGCGGCAATGGCCAGAATGAATCCAATGTGGAGTCTTGTGCCTTCGAGAATGACCGGAAGCTGGGCGGACGGAGCAATCGTTGATGTCTGCGGATAGATCTTCGTCGGTTCCTGAAGCGGGCCGCGGACAAGAAAGGAAATCAGGTAGAGCGCAACGAAGTTCAGCATGATTGTGCTTATGACTTCGAGAACGTGGAACCGATTTGTCAGCTCGGCGGCAATTGCAGCCCACAAAGCGCCCGCCAGCATGCCGATGATCAGGGCAACGACAATCGCGACCGGCCCGAGAGAGCTTCCCAGCTTCAGGCTGACAGCTGTTGATGTACAAGCGCCAATCAACAACTGTCCTTCGGCGCCGATATTGAGCACACCACCCTGGAATGCCACCGCGACAGCCAATCCCGCGAGAATAAGAGGTGTTGCCCGGACGAGCACATCTCCTAGAAGAGCAAAAGCAGCCAACTCGCTCATCTGTCAGCCGTTGCGACTCGCGAGAAGCGCATTGCCAATCGCTCCCGGCTCGAGCGGCACCTGTACCAATGTCCCTTCGCGGAGCACTACGACTCGATCGGCAAGATCAACGAGCTCATCGATGTCACTCGAGTAGAACACCACGGCGCAACCGGCGTCGCGTGCCCGCCTCAGATGCTCATGGATCATCGACGACGCGTTGATGTCCAGACCTCTCGTCGGGTTTTCGGCTATGATGGCATTTGGGCTGTCATCGAGCTCTCTGGCGAGCACCAGCTTCTGCTGATTTCCTCCGGAGAGATTCTGAGCGCGCATGTCTATCCCGCTCGTGCGCACATCGAAACGCTTGAGCAGTGACAAGGTCTGCTGCTTTATCGCTGACCACCGCATTCTGCCTTTGCGCTTGCCGATGTCCTTCAAGCCCACGTTCTCGTAAAGAGTGAACGTGGACACCAGACCGTCGTGTCGCCGGTCCTCGGCGATGTATCCTATTCGTTCTGGAAGGACGCGTCTGCCCTGCGTAGGAGTGAATCGCCCTGCGAGAATTCGAAGCAGCCAGGCTGCACTTCCCTCAAGTGCAGCAATCCCGACAATTTCGCTGGCTCCCACTTCGAGATTCACGCTCTCTAACCGGCGCACACCGGACGAGTCGATGAGGTCAACCCCGCGAAGGCTGATTACGCTCTCGCCGGCAGGTGAAATGTTTTCACGTGCCTGTGTCACGCTAGTCTGGGGCTCACGGCCGAGCATCTGTGCAGCCAGCTGCTGCTCCGAAAAATCTGACATGCGTCCCGTCAGCACCATTCGGCCGTCTCGAAGAACGGAAACATCGTCTGCATACTGGCGGGCATCGCGAAGCTTATGAGTGATGAGCACCACGCTCGTACCGTGGAGCACGAGCTCGCGGATTCGTGCGAGAAGATCCTCTGATTCGGCCGGCGCCAGAACTGCCGTAGGCTCATCGAGTATCAGCACCTCTGCGTTATTTGCAAGGGCTTTGATAATCTCGACGCGCTGCTGAGCGGGAATGCCAAGAGAGCTGATCGTTGCTGACGGGTCGACCGCTAATCCCGTCATTTCTTCCAGCAGCTGGAGTTTTTTTGCTGACGCGCGTGTGTCAAAGCGT contains:
- the polA gene encoding DNA polymerase I — encoded protein: MKLPESPRLFLVDGYALIYRAFYALIARPLTTSKGENTSAAWGIANFLQRLLTTYEPEYLGWVHDSGLSFRHERYPAYKATREKLTEELQADFDRGMDRICQLLKAYRIPIITLPGFEADDVIGTLVSRSVKQGVNTVVVSGDKDFQQLVRSGVWLLNPGRGGSAGVEEHWVSVENASERLGVPPEHVTDYLALVGDSSDNIPGVRGIGDKTACELVRQYGDLESILAHASEIPKKRPREALLEFADNARLSKELVTIRDDLSVELSLDAMRLQSPDNDRLRELFVELEFHSLAKAIGVLPTSTLHQAVAVKSDVSYRTVDTIAKLERVVSLARAAGTIAIDTETLLHPDNPQKTDPLRARLVSLAIAVAPGEAYYFPLRHVLRRDVQSELLIDTAGDRAAIDAPADRGLIRGGDEPVAWKAPRKKASAASGIAGAILAQRARTGDDPVRNLPPLESDEMKPLRDLLEDPSVKKAAQNAKYDLLVLRKAGVDIRGLDFDTMLASYVLDPSRRSHSLDVLALEFLDHTMTSYSELCGKGRSATPFDECPVDAARDYSCEDADMTFQLRSIFEPQLESTKTRYLFDDVEIPLVSVLADVEWTGITIDLEWFRSLKHRFKKEREAVELQIYDTAGVQFNINSNLQLREILFSRLGLPVLKKTSTGPSTDVTVLQELAESGHVLPNLLMEYRELSKLENTYLDALPELVNPDTGRLHTSFNQTVATTGRLSSSDPNLQNIPIRRELGRDIRRGFIPRKDWLLVAADYSQIELRLLAHLSRDPAFVEAFIAGGDIHRQTAAIIFDVALENVTAEMRGRAKTINFATIYGQGAHALSRQLKIEHAEARVFIARYFERFSGIRRYLDSMVEFAREHGYVQTLFGRRRYIPELRERNFNIRAFGERTAANSPIQGSAADLIKIAMIKIDHLLREHGLAGKMLLQVHDELVFESPPEELDALQSLVRDQMENAAELSVPLVVDIGVGKNWLETKS
- a CDS encoding ABC transporter permease, which gives rise to MSELAAFALLGDVLVRATPLILAGLAVAVAFQGGVLNIGAEGQLLIGACTSTAVSLKLGSSLGPVAIVVALIIGMLAGALWAAIAAELTNRFHVLEVISTIMLNFVALYLISFLVRGPLQEPTKIYPQTSTIAPSAQLPVILEGTRLHIGFILAIAAGLLAWWGVRNTAAGFRLRLTGANPRAARIAGMINVERTTRNVFLISGALAGLAGAIEVHGVTFALYENISPGYGYTAIAVALLAGLNPAWVIASGILFGALEAGASALQRDAGVPSTLVWVVEAAVILIVLGTESYRSRRSRRFVAPELAPAQGAS
- a CDS encoding ABC transporter permease — encoded protein: METIAPFLEGTVRTATPLAFAALGETIVERSGVINIGLEGSLICGALGGLVAAGYGSTWVGFTIAGISGAAIALVFAIFVTTLRSNQIITGTAITLLALGLTGTLYRQVYGSAGAALQISTMQPMSIPILSSIPLIGQALFAQPPITYVLYFLIPLAWWWLYRTHSGLALRAVGENPEAAIAAGVSASRFQLGAILFGGFMGGVAGGVLVIAQVGTFAEGMSAGRGFIAIAIVVLGRWHPIGVAIAALIFGAASALQYLFQSMGWGLPYQLFLALPYLLTLLVLAGVTGRVRAPASLGKWEID
- a CDS encoding ATP-binding cassette domain-containing protein, which produces MRGITKHFGNLEALSAVSFTLRRGSLHALLGENGAGKTTLMRIAFGMISPDTGDVQVGGISRRIHSPRDAITLGIGMVHQHFMLVPEMTVAENIELGGRGRFDTRASAKKLQLLEEMTGLAVDPSATISSLGIPAQQRVEIIKALANNAEVLILDEPTAVLAPAESEDLLARIRELVLHGTSVVLITHKLRDARQYADDVSVLRDGRMVLTGRMSDFSEQQLAAQMLGREPQTSVTQARENISPAGESVISLRGVDLIDSSGVRRLESVNLEVGASEIVGIAALEGSAAWLLRILAGRFTPTQGRRVLPERIGYIAEDRRHDGLVSTFTLYENVGLKDIGKRKGRMRWSAIKQQTLSLLKRFDVRTSGIDMRAQNLSGGNQQKLVLARELDDSPNAIIAENPTRGLDINASSMIHEHLRRARDAGCAVVFYSSDIDELVDLADRVVVLREGTLVQVPLEPGAIGNALLASRNG